The following proteins are encoded in a genomic region of Grus americana isolate bGruAme1 chromosome 5, bGruAme1.mat, whole genome shotgun sequence:
- the PHLDA2 gene encoding pleckstrin homology-like domain family A member 2, translating into MKMQAEVIREGELEKRSDSLFQLWKKKLVVLTKDSLSLFPDGHKRAKGKELGFGSILKVDCVERTGKYIYFTIVTKDRKEIDFRCPDQSCWNASITMALIDFQNKRAIQDFKSRQEMEQAAGTQERRLARAP; encoded by the coding sequence ATGAAGATGCAAGCCGAGGTGATCCGCGAGGGCGAGCTGGAGAAGCGGAGCGACAGCCTTTTCCAGCTGTGGAAGAAGAAGCTGGTGGTGCTGACCAAGGACAGCCTCAGCCTCTTCCCCGACGGGCACAAGCGGGCCAAGGGCAAGGAGCTGGGCTTCGGCTCCATCCTCAAGGTGGACTGCGTGGAGCGCACGGGCAAGTACATCTACTTCACCATCGTCACCAAGGACCGCAAGGAGATTGACTTTCGGTGCCCGGACCAGAGCTGCTGGAACGCCTCCATCACCATGGCCCTCATCGACTTCCAGAACAAGCGGGCCATCCAGGACTTCAAGAGCCGCCAGGAGATGGAGCAGGCGGCGGGCACCCAGGAGCGGCGGCTGGCCCGGGCGCCCTga